A window from Haloplanus rubicundus encodes these proteins:
- a CDS encoding RNA-guided endonuclease InsQ/TnpB family protein, which produces MAIQVVTRTYTASIRNQSRVQDDLDSLGFAASKLWNVGRWTCSRIWDEIDHIPNHNELTTYLKTHERYDDLHSQSSQRVLQELAEAFNGWYGKRRNGDTRANPPGYRKHSDEHPRSTVTFKAAGFKLDTQYNRVRLSKGSNLKEYWSDFILCKYQTRPGVDLSTVENIQQVRAVWTEDEWELHFVCKVEIDVAEAPGEKTVGVDFGINNFAALAYEDGHAELYPLTCLKQDDYYFSKRIAQCDDSNSVQATQLNHKKSARRTHYFHTLSKHIVQRCVEQRVGTIVIGDLSGIREDEENGESKNWGRHGNLDLHSWAFDRFTDLLEYKAEMEGIAVEAVPERDTSKSCSCCGRKCDANRVERGLYICDECGMVANADVNGAENIRQKVTPSPATNGGDRSNGWLAQPSTLLFDTKTGAFAPQEQVTS; this is translated from the coding sequence ATGGCGATACAGGTCGTCACCCGCACCTACACTGCTTCCATACGGAATCAGTCTCGGGTGCAGGACGATCTTGATTCGCTCGGGTTCGCCGCCTCGAAACTCTGGAACGTCGGACGGTGGACATGTAGTCGCATCTGGGATGAAATCGATCACATCCCGAACCACAACGAACTCACCACGTACCTCAAAACCCACGAACGCTATGATGACCTGCATTCGCAGTCAAGTCAGCGAGTCCTCCAAGAACTCGCTGAGGCGTTCAACGGCTGGTACGGCAAACGACGTAACGGAGATACACGAGCGAACCCGCCCGGCTACCGCAAACACAGCGACGAACACCCGCGTTCAACGGTGACGTTCAAAGCCGCTGGCTTCAAACTCGACACCCAGTACAACCGTGTTCGACTCTCAAAGGGGTCAAACCTCAAAGAATATTGGTCGGACTTCATTCTCTGTAAATACCAGACCCGCCCCGGCGTTGACCTCTCCACTGTGGAGAACATCCAACAGGTTCGGGCTGTCTGGACGGAGGACGAGTGGGAACTACACTTTGTTTGTAAGGTCGAGATTGACGTGGCTGAAGCCCCCGGTGAAAAGACGGTGGGTGTTGATTTCGGTATCAACAACTTTGCTGCACTCGCCTACGAAGACGGCCACGCTGAGCTATACCCGCTGACCTGTCTGAAGCAGGACGACTACTACTTCAGCAAGCGGATCGCTCAGTGTGACGACTCGAACTCTGTGCAGGCCACGCAGCTAAACCACAAGAAGTCGGCTCGTCGCACTCACTACTTCCACACGCTCTCGAAACACATCGTTCAGCGATGTGTCGAGCAGAGAGTCGGAACCATCGTGATTGGTGACCTCTCCGGCATCCGCGAGGATGAGGAGAATGGCGAGTCGAAAAACTGGGGCAGACACGGTAATCTTGATCTCCATTCGTGGGCGTTCGACCGATTCACCGACCTGCTCGAATACAAGGCCGAGATGGAGGGCATCGCGGTAGAAGCAGTACCCGAGCGAGATACATCGAAATCGTGTTCGTGTTGTGGTCGCAAGTGCGACGCGAATCGTGTTGAACGTGGGCTGTACATCTGCGATGAGTGTGGGATGGTGGCGAACGCAGATGTGAACGGTGCGGAGAACATTCGACAGAAAGTAACTCCGAGTCCCGCTACGAATGGCGGAGATAGGAGTAACGGCTGGTTGGCACAGCCATCTACGCTCCTGTTTGACACGAAAACTGGTGCGTTCGCACCTCAAGAACAGGTAACGTCGTAA
- a CDS encoding DUF7342 family protein, with amino-acid sequence MTRDDSSSDGDQNPPLVTQLTTGEDRVRMVARQLTEPRTANWIASEADWSYEPTKRVLERLVDNGVIRRDDDGQHTTYRPDYRHQAMREAMALCDDAGSVEELTDRLGEIKTRIQEWKSMYDVSSPNELRATIADADLSSDEEAERRDIARTWEHLEGRLKIVRFAVREWDFLSSSAAFVEASD; translated from the coding sequence ATGACCCGCGACGACAGCTCCAGTGACGGAGACCAGAACCCACCGCTCGTGACCCAGCTGACCACAGGCGAAGATCGCGTCCGGATGGTCGCCCGTCAGCTAACCGAACCGCGTACTGCGAACTGGATCGCCTCCGAAGCCGATTGGTCCTACGAACCTACAAAACGCGTCCTTGAACGCCTCGTCGATAATGGCGTCATTCGCCGTGATGACGACGGTCAGCATACGACCTACCGCCCCGACTATCGTCATCAGGCAATGCGCGAGGCGATGGCGCTCTGTGACGACGCAGGCTCCGTCGAGGAATTGACCGACCGCCTCGGCGAGATAAAAACCCGGATCCAGGAGTGGAAATCAATGTACGATGTCTCCTCTCCGAACGAACTTCGAGCGACTATCGCCGATGCTGACCTCAGTTCCGACGAAGAAGCTGAACGCCGAGACATCGCTCGAACCTGGGAACACCTCGAAGGCCGGCTCAAGATTGTCAGATTCGCCGTTCGCGAGTGGGACTTCCTGAGCTCCAGTGCGGCGTTTGTAGAGGCCAGCGACTAG
- a CDS encoding TRAM domain-containing protein gives MKISEELQCLFSASIEEQDGSYVIDVPERELQLGDLQQGETYRVALVSSPTQSEPEQSEQAETRSQSQREPQEPPVEESETREVEIEDIGEQGDGITRVERGFVVIVPDTKESERVKIEITDVRQNVAFAEVVERLSYYE, from the coding sequence ATGAAGATTTCTGAAGAACTCCAATGTCTGTTTTCAGCTTCGATTGAGGAACAGGACGGGTCGTACGTGATCGACGTTCCAGAGCGCGAGCTACAACTGGGTGATCTACAGCAAGGAGAAACATATCGCGTCGCACTCGTGTCTTCCCCGACACAGAGCGAGCCAGAACAGAGCGAACAGGCTGAAACGAGATCACAGTCCCAGCGTGAGCCACAGGAACCACCAGTTGAGGAAAGTGAGACTCGAGAAGTCGAGATTGAGGACATCGGCGAACAGGGTGATGGCATCACTCGGGTCGAACGTGGTTTCGTCGTGATCGTCCCGGATACGAAAGAGAGTGAGCGAGTGAAAATTGAGATTACCGATGTACGGCAAAACGTCGCTTTCGCCGAGGTCGTCGAACGGTTGAGTTACTACGAGTAA